A region of the Arenibacter antarcticus genome:
CATTTCCTCCAAAGCCATATGACAAGCCATCAGGATTGCGTTTTGAATAATCAAGTGCAACTTCAAGTCCTTTGTTGGTAATGGTCATGTCAGGAACATTTGTCCAATAGGTTGGAGCTGGTACAATAGGATCTACCGGTACAACCTCCAATAAGATGTTATCGGAGACTTTATGGAAATAATCCACCGTACCTGTTAAACTACCATCGAACAATCCAAAATCGATACCCACATTAGATTGGGTTGAAACCTCCCATTGAATGTCTGGGTTGGCAAAACGAGTATACTCAGATCCCACTGGATAAGCACCATTCTGATCTATTGGATAACTTACATTACTAGAGTTACTAACTCTAAAGGAGGCTTTTGTAATTTTCCCCGGAATTTCTTGGTTACCAGTTTGTCCCCAGCCTGCACGCAATTTTAAATCGCTAAAGATGGAGCCCTTCATAAAGTCTTCTTCAATTATTCTCCAAGACCCTGCAAAAGACGAGAACAATCCATATTTGTTGTTTTTACCAAATTTTGAGGATCCATCTGCTCTTACCGTTGCAGTAAAGAGATACCTGTCCATAAAGCTCCAATTGGCCCTACCAAAATAGGACTGTAATTCGTCTTCAAAGGTATTTCCAGTAGGTCTATGGTCGGTAATATTGGTATCCCCACCTAGACCTGGGTTGTCACGAGGGTCTATACCAGTATCAGATGGAAATTCGTCTATTGACCAACTACTATTTCTTGCAAATGTTTTTTGATAGGAGTGACCTCCTAGAACACTTAGGTTGTGCTTTCCAATATCAAAAGTATAAGTCAAGTAGTTCTCAATTAGGTTATTTTCATATTTTCCAAAGGACTGTCTTAAAAAGCCTAAATCATTTCTATCACTATTGGCGATAGTTTGCTGATCCCTATCTGAAGATCTATTTTCATAGCCATAATTAAGTTTGTATACTAGACCATCCAAAATTTCGAAAGAAGGTGCTATGTTGATCAATATTCTTCGAGATTCAGAAAAGTCTCCATTATATTTATTGGACAATAAAGGATTGTTCCAATTAAGCGGATTGTTAATTTCCCCATCAGCAGTATACGCGTTAAATGTAGGATTGGTGGAATACCCTAAATTATTGTTTCTGGATTGATCGGTAAGTGTTGTATTTAAATTATAATCAATTCTTAATCGATTATCCAATAATTTTTGGGTTACGTTGATCCTGGCACTTGTTCTTTTTAGGTCGGAATTATATACGATCCCTTCCTGATCTTGAAGGCCTAAGGAAGCATAATAATTTAATTTATCGGTGCCTCCAGATAAAACTAGGTTGTAGTTTTGCGTAATCGCTGCCCGGGTCAGTTCCTCTTGCCAATCTGTAGAGCCTCCTCCATCTATCAGTTCACTCCCAGGAATTGCCGCCACTTGCTTACGGAATTCATCAGCACTGAATACATCCAATTTACGAGCAAGTGTAGAAACACCTACACTGGTAGAAAGTGATATTTTTGAAACACCGGCCTTACCGCTTTTAGTTGTAATAATAACCACTCCGTTAGCACCCCTTGAACCATAGATTGCTGTTGCCGAAGCATCTTTTAGCACATCAATGGATTCAATGTCATCTGGATTTATAAAATTCAAAGGACTTTCCCCTGAACCTGTACCTGCCAAACCAAGTGGAAAACCATCCAATACAAATAATGGTCCTGACCCTGAACGGATAGTTCCCTGTCCACGAATAACAATTCGCTGGCCACTGCCAGGCTCCCCACTTGAAGAGGTGACATTTACACCTGCAGCTTTACCCTGAATAAGTTGCCCCGCATTATTAACCACTCCTTTATTGAAGTCTTCACTAGTCACCCGTTTAACAGCACCGGTTACATCCTTAATATTTTGCGTTCCATAACCTACCACCACCACCTCATCCAATTGGGATGAGTCTTCTTGAAGTACTACGCTCACATTGGCCTGACCGTTGAGTAAAATTTCTTTACTGGCATACCCTAAAAAAGATACCGCAAGGATTGCGTTTTCATTGGACACTTGAATAATGAAATTACCATCAAAATCGGTTGTTGTTCCATTCGAAGTTCCTTTTTCTAAAACGGTTGCACCTGGTAAGGGAACATTCCCGTCATCGAATACCGTCCCAGTAACTTTTGTCTGCGCCCATGAGGTCATTGTTATGACCATCGCAAAAAATAGGATCAAAAATTTAATTTTCCTCATAATTGTTGGTTTAGTAGTGCGTGTTTAATAACTAATTAACAATAAAAAAGGAAGCCCCAGAATTATTCCATCATAAAACTCTATGCAAAGGTTTGCATAAGTTGCTATTACTTAATTCGTTAACATTTATGAGACCTAATACAAGTCATTGAAGATTTTATAAAGTGTTTCTTTTCTTAAGCTTGCCCACTTAAAGTCTGCCAGTAATCCATAAAAATACATTGCCATTGGAATTCAGCAATAAGTATTGCCACCTAAAAGCCTCCCGATCAAATGGCCAATGACTGACATAAATCGTCATTTATATTCCTTTTTTATTGTTTATTTAGCGTCAAAACTAGTACTAAAAACAAGATGAAAATGGCAATTTAGATAGCTTTACATTGGCTTTACCATTTCATAATACTACAATGCTGGGTGTCCAAATTAGATTTGGGAATTTAAGATCTTTCCCAAGGTGCCGTTAAAAGTCAAAAGTGTACATAATACCAATACTGATGGTGTTCCAAGATTTTTCTTCCAGTTTTATTCCCGTGTAGGAAACATGGGCTTCGGCCTGTGCGCCCATTAAATATCCCAAGGTAGGCCTGTAGTAGAATCCCCCTTTGTTCCCCTCGTTTATACCTAAAGCCTGACCAACATCCGCTCCAAAGGAAAAGGAATTGGAGAGCCATATTCTCACCGAACCAGCCAAAGGAACAAACTGAATACTGGGTAAATCCGCTCCATAATCCAAATGATATTTTTCTGAAAATCCATGTACAAATCCGGTCATTACGCCAAAATCTACCACCTCTCCCAGTGCAAATCTATAACCTACATCTAACCCCAACACAATACTCGCCTCTTCTTTAAATTCATTTATGGGTAAGCCCCCATGAATTCCTATTTTCATTCCACTTTGACCATAAAGGCCCATTCCTAGGATACAAAAAATGAGGATTGTGATACTTTTTTTCATGTTTGGTGGTTTACATATCCCTATTGAAGGAGATTCTATTGGTTTCCCTAAATCTAAAACCTTTGCTAAACAGGACACTATTTTTGTTGTAAAACGGACAGAAAAAGTGGTGGGATAATCATTTTGGTCCTTACTGCGCATTTTAAGCGATAAAAGATGCTCTTACGGGATACGATCCCAAACCCTTAAAAAATGGATCCACACTCACACCCCAATTAACTATATACTAATAAGTTATCTATGGATCATGATCAATTATTGTGTTTATGCAAAAATTATGGTTAATCTGTAAAGGAAGAATTCTATATTTTTCACAGCTCCAAACTGTGCCCTAAAGGCTTTAAAAATCTTATACCCCAAGGTAGTTATCTAGTAAGTAACGGGTGGTTTGTGGTAATGGTAAATCGGATCTTGACTAATTGTTGTGTTTATGGAAAAAAATGCAATTTATGTGTAAATACAAATTTTACATTTCAAATACATTTAACAGTGTTTTCATTTGATTGTTCTTTCATTTTACTCAAGGTGATTTTTATTTTTTTTATCGGTTTTCGTGAATCTCCGATTTCTTTGCTTGTCCAAAGAAAACGAAACAAAAGAAAAGACACCTTCTCCTATGAATTTTTTAGATCAAATCTAAAAATCGGCTTCAAAACTCCGGGCTTTTTTAAAAAACAAAAAGCTGGATCTCGGAGCTTTTGAAACCTATTCTACGGATTAGGAAAGACAGGCGAGTAGCTTTCAATACAGGGTTTTAGCCTACTTTTCCCTTTATTAGTAATTCAAGGAGTTTCAACGTTGGCCGAAGGAAGGCGTCCGGCAGCGTATCTTCACCTTAGTGAAAGCGGCCTAGTTGCTGTAGCAGCAAGACAAAAACGGCACCCCTATAACTTTAACAAAATTTAGGAGCGCTGTTAACTTTATTTAAGAAAATTTAAAGCAACATTCCCCTCTCTACCTTATCTTTGCCCAATAAACCAACAGAAAACTGTTGGTCCTTTTTTTTTAAAAAAATTTGATTGAGAACATGAATGTTATGGAATTTTTAGAACCAATAATGCGTTTTATGGATAATTATCCACTTATCTCTATTGCTTTTTGCCTATTGATTGGCATTGGAGGGATTGCCCATGAAGTAAATAAAATCATGCAGAAAAAAATTAATAAGCCCCAAGTTTAGCCATAAACCGGGGAAGCCCCCTCTTACTCCTTCATTCTATAACTTAGGGATCTTTAGCAAGCCTACGGACTTTCGTTTTCACCTAATGAAAACCATACCACACTTCTAAAATATACCTCTAAACCCTATGGTACCAGGTCCCATTTCTAGGTTCCAACTAATCCTATTTTTGGAAAATTTATTTTCCTCCCCAGAATTTTTCAAGAATTTATCAATAGAATCCACTACTACCACGCTTACCGCAACACTTAAGGCTACATCGGTAAGCCAGTGGGCACCACTCCACAATCTAGACACCGGGGAAATCATCCCAAGGGTATAAAATCCGCCTTTGACCCATGGGTTATTAAACTGCTTGCCTATGGCATAAAAGGTAGTAAAAGACAAAATAGTATGTCCTGAGGGAAAACTATGGTAACCCGCCTCCTTACTAAACGGTTTAAAACTCGCTTTTCCCAGTCCAGCGACAGGCCTTGCGCGTCCTACGAAAGTTTTGCTTATGCTCTGAATTATCCCTACGGTTGCGGAAGCAGAAAGCAAGAGTACTCCCGTCCGTCGTATTTCTTCATTCTTGCTAAAGAGACCGAATAAATACACCCCACCGTTTATAGAATAATTGTACAAGGGTTTACCTAGGTAATACCCCGTTTCTTTAAGCAAACCGGGGACATCATCTTCCTGCTTCCTAAACCAATCGGAGCTATCCTCGTCAAAGGTATACAATGCCGCACTCCCCAATATTATGGCCCCTGCGTTAAGAAAATCCTTACTTTTCCATTGTAGCGGACGTGAGTAGGCATATTTTAAACCCCCGAAAGCACTTTTAGCATCAGCAACTAGCAATTCCTTAGTACTTAATGTATCCTGCGCAGTTCCCAAAAAAGCATTAAGCAGAAAAAAAAGACTAAAAAACAAACTCTTAAAAGATAGGATACCATTCATTTAGCAACAGATTAAAATTAGATATTACAAAGCAATCCCTTTAGATTGTACTGTTCATTACCGCCTTGTTCCATCCTTCTAACAAAAGTAAGTATTTTTAGTAGCTAAATCGAGCTGCACTAAAGTGAATAGATTAAACTATTTTTGACACCAATTACGTCAATACATTATTCCAAAAAAGAAATAAAAGTGGAATGAGCAGGGTCAGTTTTCTAGGCCAACAATTAATTTTAGTGGCTAAACCTTTGGGAATTGGAGGGACACTAACATATTAATACTATTTTAATATTTAAAAAAACTACTAATGCCGAAGCTTGAAATAGTATATGAAAACAACGATTATATCGTGGTAAATAAAATGGCCGGACTTATTAGTGAGAAGAGTCCTTTTGAGGAATCTACAGTTGAGAGTCAAGTTCTAAACCACCTTTTAAAAAATAAACGAAAACCCTATATTGGAGTAATTCACAGATTGGATCGCGTTACCAGTGGCGTCTTGATCTTTGCTAAGAAAAAAAGTATTCTTGTGGAATTTAATACTCTATTTAGTAGCCGTAAAGTTCAAAAAACCTATTTGGCCATTGTTAAAAACAAGCCCCCAAAAGACAAAGAAAGCTTAATTAATTTCCTCGTTAAAAACAACCTAGAAAAAAGAGCCGATATAGTCCAATCTAAATCCAAGGACTCCCTACAATGCATTCTTTCCTATAAAGTGATTGGCAAAAACGATTTTGGTTATCTTTTAGAAATTAAACCAAAAACTGGCCGATTCCATCAAATACGAGCTCAATTAGCACATATAGGGCTCCCTATTATTGGAGACGAAAAATACGGATCAGACCAAGAATACGTCCCGCTATCCGTTTGCCTTCACGCATGGAAATTAACTTCTCAAGAATTTGGCCCTAAAGAATTGCAAACCTTCGAAGCTCCATTTCCAAAAAATGATTTTTGGAAATTCTAGTCCTTTTATAATGCTACTCCGCTTAAGGAACTCCTATTAAATAGGGGCTACCGTTTCGACTTACTGATTGCTAAAAGGGTGATAAACAAAGTAATACTCACAATTCCTAACGCCTACAATCGGTTACTAAATGATGGTAACATCGAAAAAAAGGTAAGATTTAATAAAAACATACTGAAAACATTGTAAAAAAAGAAAATGAAATCGCTCATTTTTAGGGGTTAAATCTTAATTTTTTTAACAAAATATGACGGCTTCTAAAGAAACTCCTGTAAATTTGTAGCCCCTAAATTAAATTGTACAATACAAATTACCCAGTGATTATATCCCATTGAATTAGAATGGTATGTAGATCTGTTACAATCATGAGAAAAACCTACTTTTTAAGTGCACTTTGTGTTATCATGGTGTTCAATACCCTATTGTTTTCAAATACATTTCAGTTATCGGATGTATCAAAACTGAAGACTCTTTTTGTTAGCTCCAATACTTTAGAAGCCTCTATATCTGGGGAAGCTAGTGTGTGTATAGACGATAACCGTCCCAAGGTGACCATAACTGTTCAGGGTGGTGAAGTTCCCTACGAAATTGTATATACTGTAAATGGTGAGGTACTTACTGTAACCCATCACAAACCTGAATATACAATTTTTGTTGAGACCAGCTCCTTAGGGTCCTTTACTTATTCTTTAGTATCGGTAAAGGATAGTACTTCCCCAACTCCTCAAACGCTTCAAGTTGATGAAGATGATGTTACCGTTAAAATTACGGCGGCACCGCAGATTACGGAAATTTCCTTTGACCAAGACGTTTGCTCAGGTGAAGAGGTTATTTTCTCTGCTTTGGTAGACGGGGATGAGCCTCTTATTTACTTTTGGAATTTCGGGGATAATACAACAGCTACAGGTCAAAATGTGAAACATACCTTTAACGGTTTAGGCTGTGGGCAGAAGGAGTATACGGTCTCTTTAACCGTAACAGATCAGAATGGTTGTGCCGTAAGTGAACAGCGAACAATTACTGTAAAGGAAAGACCAGAAATTAACTTTAAAGATGTAACCACTTATTTTCCAGAACAGTATTTTAACAATTGCGGAAAAATTTCAGCAAACAATCCCAATTACACTATAGGAGTAGAAAATTTAACGACATCGAATTGTGTCACTTCTTATAAAATTGATTGGGGAGATAACAGTAGTTCTGAAAATGTAAGTTTTCCTATGGAACACACCTATACCAGCTATGGAGCTTTTGAAATGACTATAACTGCTACAGGTGATAATGGTTGTGAAAGCACAAAAACCTACACGGTTAAAAATGTATCCAATCCAGCAGGTGGGATTTCGAGCCCCGGTGGTACACAAAATATTTGTGCTCCTACCGAAGTAATCGAATTCCTTATTTCCAATTGGGGTGCTAATTCCTTAGACACTGAGTATATAATAGATTTTGGCGATGGAAAATCTACAACATATACCCAAAGGCAGATGCAGAACTCAGAGTTCTACAATACGCTAGACCCCTATAATTCAGCAAATTACCCCGTTTTTCATTCCTATGCCGAAACCTCTTGTCCTGGTGAGTATACTGTAAAAATAACGATTAGGAATGCCTGTAAAGAAACAACGGGAACAATTGCGAATATTCTAGTGCTTCAAACCCCAGAGGCCGATTTTATGGTACCAACGGCGGGCTGTACCGATTCAGAAACAATTCTGGAGAATACCACTTCGGTAGGCTATGGTGCAAGTTGTAATAAGTCCATTTTGTATACTTGGGACTATGGGGACGGCAGCCCGGTAGAAGAGCTATTTTCCGATGGTGCTACTAATGGAGATGGGCGACATAATTATAAACTTCCTGGGACATATACCGTTAAGCTAACCGCCGATAATGGGGTGTGTCAGAAAACAGAAATAGAAAAAGAAATTTGTATTGAAGCTCCCTTGGTACCCGACTTCAATATAGACATCCCTCTTGGTTGTGGCCCTTTAGAGATCCAAACAACCAATACAACAGACGATAATGGGCAATGCCAACCAGCCACCTACGAATGGTCGGTAGAATTTTCGAATGATTTTTGTGGTAATGATCCGGCTATCTGGAACTTTACCAACGGAACCGACAAAACTTCCAAAAACCCGACTTTCAATTTTGAAACCGCGGGCACCTATACCATTTGGCTAACCGCTAAAAATTCTTGCGGGGAATTCAAAAACGTTAAGGAGGTACAAGTTACAGCCCCGCCTCAAGTCAGTATAAACCCTATATCCGATAGCTGTGGAACTACTGTAATTAAGCCAACAGCCGAGGTAGACCACTGTAGCCCTCTAATAGACCAAACCACCTATCTATGGGAATTTCCAGGAGGAAATCCATCGACCTCCAATCTGGCCACCCCTCCCGAAATAACCTATGATACTCCGGGAGCATACGAGCTGTCTTTAACCGTTACTAACGCATGTGGTTCAGAAACAACCTCTGAAAAATTTATTATTAACCCTATTCCCGCCCTTACCAATACCACCCTACAACAGGAAATATGTTCTGGCAATACTATGGAAGCCATAGCACTAGAATCATCCACGGATACTACAACCTTCAACTGGACCTCTACAGCAACATCTGGAATATCGGGACATGAAAGTTCGGGAAATGGAAGTGAAATTCCAGCTGCAACCTTAACAAATAGCAATAATACCGTAGGTTCGGTAATTTATACCATCACTCCAGAAAGAGAAGGATGTATTGGGCAACCGGTAGATTATTCTATAACCGTAAATCCTAGTCCATCTATAAATCAGCAACCCATAGGGGAAACCCTTTGCCAAAATGGCCCTAGTCCAATATTAGAAATTGGGGTTGCCAATGCAATTTACCCGGTACAATACCAATGGTTTGAAAACGATAGTGAAAACTATCTAGGAGCGCAACCAATTATCGGAGCAGTCAGTAGCACCTACGAGGTACCAACTACAGCGGTAGTTTCCAAGTACTACTTTTGTGAAATTAGCTTTGCCCAAGGTAGCTGCGATGCCCAGAGAAGTGATATAGTGATGGTGGCCATACAGCCCCAACCAGTAATTACAGGACAACCAGCGACTAACCAAGAATTGTGTATTGGTGGAGCATTGACGGAGGCACTTCAGGTGACTTATAATGGCGGGGAGGGAACTCCCTTGTTTCAGTGGTTTAAAAACACCAATAATAGCAACAGTGGGGGCCAAAAAATTATTGGAGCTACTTCCGATAGCTATACACCCAGCGTTTTTGAAGCAGTAGGCACTTATTACTACTATTGTGAAATTGGTTTCGATGGAAGCGGATGCGGCAATGTCACCAGTGAAGTGGCATCGGTGACTGTAGTCCCAGATCCCGTCATTAACAAACAACCTTTGGCCAGCCAGACCTTGTGTCAGGATGCCAACCCTGCTCCTTTAACCATAGACGTTTCTGGAGGAGTCAATACCTCTTATAGCTATCAATGGTATAGCAATACCACCAATAGCAACACTACTGGTACGCCGCTTAACAATGCCACACTAAGTAGCTTTACCCCATCTACCAATGTTGCAGGAACCGTGTATTATTATTGCGAAGTAACCCAGGCAGCCGGTGCCGGGTGTGCCATAAATAGTGAGGTAGCTGCCATTGAAGTAAAAGAATCCCCTATTATTGACCAACAACCACAAGGTAGTGCAGTCTGTGTTGGTGGGAGTCCTACTATTTTGGAAGTAAGTTTTAATAATGGGCTAGGCTCGGCCAGTTATGAATGGTATAAAAATTCAGAGAACAACACCACTACAGGGGCTGTAATTCCTGGAGCTACTAACCCAACTTACCAACCTGTGGCTAGCGAACCGGGAACTACTTATTATTACAGCATAATCAGTTTATCGGAGGGTGGTTGTAACTCCATAACCTCCCAAACTGCGATGGTAGAAGTTACCCCTCAGCCCATAGTGACTTCTCAACCCAAGGCGCAACAACAATTGTGTGTTGGTGGCGTACTAGAGAACCCATTGGAAGTAGCTTATAGCGGAGGTTCGGGTGAGGCCACATACCTATGGTACCAAAACACTGAAAACAACACTACTAATGGCAGCCCAATAGTAAGTGCTACAGTTAGCAGCTATGAGCCGCCTTCTTTTAACAGTCCTGGTGACTATTATCTATATTGTATTATCACTTTTAAGGGCAGTGGTTGTACTAGTATTGTTAGTGAAATGGCCCAAGTTACTGTGGTTCCCGATCCCATTATCGACAAACAACCTTTGGCCACCCAAACCTTGTGCCAAGATGCCACCCCTGCTCCTTTAACTATAGAGGTTTCAGGAGGAGTCCATACCTCTTATAGCTATCAATGGTATAGCAATACAAGCCATAGCAATACTGGAGGCACGCTACTTAACCAAGCTACACAAAGTAGTTTTATTCCTTCCACCAATGTTTCAGGAACTGCGTATTATTACTGTGAAGTAACCCAGGCAGCCGGTGCAGGGTGTGCCGTAAGCAGTACTGTGGCTATGATTCAGGTAAACGATGCGCCAACCCTAACGGAACAACCACTATCTTCTACACTTTGCCTTGGCGAGACCGTAGATGATCTAAAAATTTCTTTTGCCAATGGGGTTGGAACGCCTCAATACCAGTGGTATAGTAATACTGTAGATAGCAGTAGTAATGGAAAACTAATAGCGGGTGCTACTTCGGCAAGCTTTTCTCCAAACCTAAGTGCAGTAGGCACTACTTATTACTATTGCGAATTGGTTTTTACCAGTGGTAGTTGTGCTAAGGTGACTTCAGAGATTTCAAAAATCAGCATTCTTCCAATTCCTGACATTCAGAATTTTACCGAAACTATTTGTGGTGGGGCTTCCTTTAAAATTACACCAGAAAATGCTACCCACGGAATTGTTCCCCAAGGAACTACCTATAGCTGGTCGGCTCCGGTTTTCAGTACTGATGGAGCCATTGTTGGGGCCTCAGCCTCCGAAGGCTCTCAAAACAATATTACTCAGACCCTAAGCAATATTACCGAAAACCCCGTTACAGCAACCTATACGGTATACCCAAAATCGGGGCGCTGTGAAGGTCTTCCCTTTGAGGTGGTGATTACCGTAAATCCGGCAATTACAGCCAATGTGGTTACTAAAAATATGAGTTGTCACAGTACTAATGATGCTTTTTTAAGCGCCACCATCACTGTAGGTATTCCTTTTAATACAGGAGCTCCTTATAAAATTTTATGGACTGGTCCAGCGGGATACACGGCATCTACCTCGGAAATTGGCAATTTGAAAGTCGGGACATACACCCTTAGTATAGAAGATGACGGAGGTTGTTCTTATGTGGAATCTTATGAGGTTACTGAACCTGAAGTATTGGCGTTTGATGCTATTTCTTATAGAGATATAAGCTGTTTCGGGTTAAATAACGGAAGTATAGGTCTCCATATACAAGGAGGAACTACGCCGTATACCTTTCAGTGGACAAAAGACAATATACCTTTTTCTACGAGTAAAGACATTGCTAATTTGAGCCAAGGAGCGTATAAAGTGGTCGTAAGTGATTCTAATGGTTGTAGTGCAATCACCCAAGAGTTTACGATAACGGAACCTCCTTTATTAGAGGTATTCCTTGAAGACAGCACAAATATATATTGTTATGGTGCCAAAACTGGGAGTATAGCTATTGAGGCACTAGGAGGAACTCCTTTTCCTTTGGGCCCTAATACAGAACTGTATACCTATAGATGGACTGGACCCAACGGATTTAATAGTACTGATAAAAATGTATCCAATCTTGCCTCGGGCACCTATCACCTTGTAGTTACAGATCAGCAAGGCTGTATGGAAAATCTCTCGGTTACTTTAAGTCAGCCACAAGCCATTGCAGTAAAAGTCACCACTACGGATCTTAGTTGTTACGAATCCAACGATGCTTCTATTAGCTTAGACATCGATGGAGGAACTGCGCCATATGATATAAAATGGAATACGCTAGCCTCCGGTAATTTCCAAGATAATTTAGCGGCAGGAACCTATACCATCACCATCACCGATGCCCGTAATTGTAGTAAAGATATAGTCGTAGATATTCCTCAAGCGCCAATTTTCACCACTAGGCCTGTAGTAAAGGAGATATCCTGCTATGGTGCTAATAATGGAAGTATCACCCTGAATATTGTAGGAGGAGAAGCCCCCGTTAGCCTAGAATGGGATGATAATCCTACAGCAGGAAATCAGCGAAACAACTTAGGACCAGGCACGTATACGGTTAGAATAAAGGACGATAAACCTTGTGAGATTGTTAAGACATTTACATTAATAGAGCCGGGTCCCCTTGCGCTTTCTTCACAGATTATAAATGCTTTGGAATGTGATACTCCTAATAGCGGCGCTATAAACCTTATGATTACCGGAGGAACGGCACCTTTCTCTACTATATGGAGCAGCGGCGAAACTTCGGAAGACCTGAGTGCAGTGCCTCCAGGGGATTATCAGGTAAAGGTGGTAGATGCACGTGGTTGTGAAACGAGTGCCATTTTCACAATAAGTAGACCTTCTCCTTTAAAAGTAACCGTTGCAACAGAGACTACCTATGACTGTGATACTAAAATGGTCCGCCAAGATTTTATAGCAGAAGCCTCAGGAGGGGTTCCCCCCTACCAGTACAGTTGGTCTAACAGCATTGAAACGGGAGCTTACAACCAATACATGCATACCAACACCAACGGGATGGTAATCTTAGAGGTACAAGATGCCGCTGGGTGTAAGACCAACTATACTTTTGAGGTAGAAATCCCCAAATTGGGTAATGCCGGTTTTAATACTGATTCTTATGCTTACCAGACCTTTGGGCAGTATTCCATAATGGATCCCATTACTTTTAACAACCAGGCCACCGGCGATTATGAGACTATTAGTTGGGATTTTGGGGATGGGAATTATTCCAATGAAATAACCCCCACCCATAGCTATATGGCAGAAGGAAGTTATATGGTAACTCAAACTGTT
Encoded here:
- a CDS encoding RluA family pseudouridine synthase, which gives rise to MPKLEIVYENNDYIVVNKMAGLISEKSPFEESTVESQVLNHLLKNKRKPYIGVIHRLDRVTSGVLIFAKKKSILVEFNTLFSSRKVQKTYLAIVKNKPPKDKESLINFLVKNNLEKRADIVQSKSKDSLQCILSYKVIGKNDFGYLLEIKPKTGRFHQIRAQLAHIGLPIIGDEKYGSDQEYVPLSVCLHAWKLTSQEFGPKELQTFEAPFPKNDFWKF
- a CDS encoding phosphatase PAP2 family protein, with the protein product MNGILSFKSLFFSLFFLLNAFLGTAQDTLSTKELLVADAKSAFGGLKYAYSRPLQWKSKDFLNAGAIILGSAALYTFDEDSSDWFRKQEDDVPGLLKETGYYLGKPLYNYSINGGVYLFGLFSKNEEIRRTGVLLLSASATVGIIQSISKTFVGRARPVAGLGKASFKPFSKEAGYHSFPSGHTILSFTTFYAIGKQFNNPWVKGGFYTLGMISPVSRLWSGAHWLTDVALSVAVSVVVVDSIDKFLKNSGEENKFSKNRISWNLEMGPGTIGFRGIF
- a CDS encoding TonB-dependent receptor, yielding MRKIKFLILFFAMVITMTSWAQTKVTGTVFDDGNVPLPGATVLEKGTSNGTTTDFDGNFIIQVSNENAILAVSFLGYASKEILLNGQANVSVVLQEDSSQLDEVVVVGYGTQNIKDVTGAVKRVTSEDFNKGVVNNAGQLIQGKAAGVNVTSSSGEPGSGQRIVIRGQGTIRSGSGPLFVLDGFPLGLAGTGSGESPLNFINPDDIESIDVLKDASATAIYGSRGANGVVIITTKSGKAGVSKISLSTSVGVSTLARKLDVFSADEFRKQVAAIPGSELIDGGGSTDWQEELTRAAITQNYNLVLSGGTDKLNYYASLGLQDQEGIVYNSDLKRTSARINVTQKLLDNRLRIDYNLNTTLTDQSRNNNLGYSTNPTFNAYTADGEINNPLNWNNPLLSNKYNGDFSESRRILINIAPSFEILDGLVYKLNYGYENRSSDRDQQTIANSDRNDLGFLRQSFGKYENNLIENYLTYTFDIGKHNLSVLGGHSYQKTFARNSSWSIDEFPSDTGIDPRDNPGLGGDTNITDHRPTGNTFEDELQSYFGRANWSFMDRYLFTATVRADGSSKFGKNNKYGLFSSFAGSWRIIEEDFMKGSIFSDLKLRAGWGQTGNQEIPGKITKASFRVSNSSNVSYPIDQNGAYPVGSEYTRFANPDIQWEVSTQSNVGIDFGLFDGSLTGTVDYFHKVSDNILLEVVPVDPIVPAPTYWTNVPDMTITNKGLEVALDYSKRNPDGLSYGFGGNATFIDNLVEDSPFTIVTTGSASGQGLTDATINGFVSGEAIGAFYMQTFIGIGADGLSQFADTDGDGEITEKDRTIVGSALPDLTYNFYANFKYKGFDFNVNFNGVSGNEIYDHTAMGSFYKTLLSKSNNTTAIAIQYPEESIINSAAVSTRYLKDGSYLRLNNMTFGYSFDTKSMAWASNWLQEFRLSFTGQNLFVITDYDGYDPEVNTDSSVNGTQSSGIDKFAYPKARTFVFGLNVSF